Proteins from a genomic interval of Lysobacter stagni:
- the tig gene encoding trigger factor, with product MQVSVESLGTLERRMTFSLPADRLEAQVDGRLREISRGAKIKGFRPGKVPAKVIEQRFGAQVRAEVLDGLLREGFSNAVRQESLQIAGNPQIVPAADTADQLSYVATFEVVPDFGDVDVTKLNVVRHTSEVSAADIDAMIENLRMQRRSWNPVEREAATGDAVEIETWSQAGDERLPAEGVERGATVLGSAAMFPAIEAALVGMKAGDEKVADIEFPTDWRVPQFAGRTVAVNLKATRVSESVLPEVDAAFIKSFGVRSGDVDQFRADIRSNLERELKGALMTRLRREVGEQLIAVYSHVEMPPKLVEGEARGMAAQAIETARRQGRAVGEIPADAHAGFMDAARKRVLVGLLVGEIARRNELRLDPKRVTETMNLIASTYEEPQQVIDLYRNDAQLMAGLQARVMEEQVIDWIAERAQHTEQPMSFNEAIRQ from the coding sequence ATGCAAGTTTCGGTCGAATCGCTCGGCACCCTCGAACGCCGCATGACTTTCAGCCTTCCGGCGGACCGCCTGGAAGCTCAGGTCGACGGCCGCCTGCGCGAGATTTCGCGTGGCGCGAAGATCAAGGGTTTCCGCCCCGGCAAGGTGCCGGCCAAGGTGATCGAGCAGCGCTTCGGCGCGCAGGTCCGTGCCGAGGTCCTTGACGGACTGCTGCGCGAGGGCTTCAGCAACGCCGTGCGCCAGGAGTCGTTGCAGATCGCCGGCAACCCGCAGATCGTCCCGGCAGCGGACACCGCTGACCAGCTGTCGTACGTGGCGACCTTCGAAGTCGTTCCGGACTTCGGCGACGTCGACGTGACCAAGCTCAACGTCGTGCGCCACACCTCGGAAGTCTCCGCGGCGGACATCGACGCGATGATCGAGAACCTGCGCATGCAGCGCCGCAGCTGGAACCCGGTCGAGCGCGAAGCCGCCACCGGCGATGCGGTCGAGATCGAAACCTGGTCGCAGGCCGGCGACGAGCGCCTGCCCGCCGAAGGCGTCGAGCGTGGTGCCACCGTGCTGGGTTCGGCCGCCATGTTCCCGGCCATCGAAGCCGCGCTGGTCGGCATGAAGGCCGGCGACGAGAAGGTCGCCGACATCGAATTCCCGACCGACTGGCGCGTGCCGCAGTTCGCCGGCCGCACGGTCGCGGTGAACCTGAAGGCCACCCGGGTGTCCGAGTCGGTCCTGCCGGAAGTCGATGCGGCCTTCATCAAGAGCTTCGGCGTGCGCAGCGGCGACGTGGACCAGTTCCGCGCCGACATCCGCTCGAACCTGGAGCGCGAGCTCAAGGGCGCGCTGATGACGCGCCTGCGCCGCGAAGTCGGCGAGCAGCTGATCGCGGTCTACTCGCACGTCGAGATGCCGCCCAAGCTGGTCGAGGGCGAAGCCCGTGGCATGGCCGCGCAGGCCATCGAGACGGCCCGACGTCAGGGCCGTGCCGTCGGTGAGATCCCGGCCGATGCGCACGCCGGCTTCATGGACGCTGCGCGCAAGCGCGTCCTGGTCGGCCTGCTCGTGGGCGAGATCGCCCGCCGCAACGAGCTGCGCCTGGATCCCAAGCGCGTCACCGAGACCATGAACCTCATCGCCTCGACCTACGAGGAGCCGCAGCAGGTCATCGACCTGTACCGCAACGATGCGCAGCTGATGGCCGGGCTGCAGGCCCGCGTGATGGAAGAGCAGG